From one Enterococcus sp. DIV2402 genomic stretch:
- a CDS encoding LTA synthase family protein, whose product MKNLKIPNFLNTRMGFFSLLAVLFWIKNIAAYMTEFNLGIESPMQYFILFINPIATTLLLLSIALYVRRTKLSYITMMLIYFVMTVLLFSNVTYYREFTDFITINTILGAGKVAEGLGQSALKLFHPTDIFYFIDFILLGGALMTKKIKMDKRPIRARVALAVSTLAVMIFSGNLFLAETDRSGLLTRTFSRDYLVKYLGINAFTAYDAVQTYKTTQVRAEASPNDMKEVEDYVKGHYAQPNDDMFGIAKGKNVIYIHLESTQQFLIDYKLKDENGVEHEVMPFVNSIYHDKSTYSFDNFFHQVKAGKTSDAETLLETSLFGLNQGAFFTQFGGKNTFEAAPDILKQTQGYTTAVFHGNSGNFWNRNEIYKRFGYDYFFDASYYDVNEENSFQYGLHDKPFFEQSAQYLEHLQQPFYSKFIAVSNHYPYAEFTNDDAGFPMADTPDETVNGYFATANYLDKAVEEFFNYLKASGLYDNSVIVLYGDHYGVSNGRNRSLAELVGKTSSSWNDFDNAQMQRVPFMIHIPGQENGGINHTYGAQIDSLPTLLHLLGIDTQNYIQLGQDLFSNDHKDLAVFRDGSFMTSKYTFYNGTLYDNETQLPITEPSEELQAQIDELQKEANQQLEISDKINNGDLLRFHTGSGLEPIDPSEYSYKNIMERLLEQETTLGEQSTSVFSQNNNQSTVDLYDTKSYKDYHPSETSEETVTSTSESEAK is encoded by the coding sequence TTGAAAAATTTAAAAATACCAAATTTCTTAAACACTCGTATGGGCTTCTTCAGCTTACTAGCTGTTTTGTTTTGGATTAAAAATATCGCTGCATACATGACTGAATTCAATTTAGGAATCGAAAGTCCAATGCAGTATTTTATTTTGTTTATTAATCCAATCGCAACGACCTTGTTACTATTGTCGATTGCCCTATATGTGAGACGAACGAAACTATCTTATATTACTATGATGCTTATTTATTTTGTTATGACCGTCTTGCTTTTCTCAAATGTCACTTACTATCGCGAATTTACTGACTTTATTACTATTAATACGATATTAGGTGCCGGAAAAGTTGCAGAAGGTTTAGGACAAAGTGCATTGAAATTGTTCCATCCAACCGATATTTTTTATTTCATTGACTTCATCTTATTAGGTGGCGCTTTGATGACGAAAAAAATTAAAATGGATAAACGTCCAATTCGTGCTCGAGTTGCTTTAGCTGTCTCAACACTAGCAGTCATGATTTTTTCAGGTAACCTTTTCTTAGCAGAAACCGATCGCTCTGGCTTATTAACTAGAACATTTTCTCGTGATTACCTTGTTAAGTACTTGGGCATCAACGCTTTTACTGCTTATGATGCGGTTCAAACTTACAAAACCACTCAAGTTCGTGCCGAAGCTAGTCCAAATGACATGAAAGAAGTTGAAGATTATGTTAAAGGACATTACGCTCAACCAAATGATGATATGTTTGGAATTGCTAAAGGCAAAAACGTCATTTATATTCACTTAGAAAGTACACAACAATTTTTAATTGATTATAAATTAAAAGACGAAAATGGTGTGGAACATGAAGTAATGCCATTTGTTAATAGCATTTACCATGACAAGAGTACCTATAGCTTTGATAATTTCTTCCATCAAGTAAAAGCGGGTAAAACCAGTGATGCTGAAACTTTATTAGAAACATCTTTATTCGGACTAAACCAAGGTGCCTTCTTCACGCAATTTGGTGGTAAAAATACCTTTGAAGCGGCTCCAGATATTTTAAAACAAACGCAAGGTTATACAACCGCCGTCTTCCACGGAAATTCAGGAAACTTCTGGAACCGTAATGAAATTTACAAACGTTTTGGTTATGATTATTTCTTTGATGCTTCTTATTATGATGTCAATGAAGAGAATTCATTCCAATATGGCTTGCATGATAAGCCATTCTTTGAACAATCTGCGCAATATCTAGAACATTTACAACAACCGTTTTATTCAAAATTTATTGCTGTATCTAATCACTATCCATATGCTGAGTTTACCAATGATGATGCTGGTTTCCCAATGGCAGATACGCCAGATGAAACAGTCAATGGCTACTTTGCTACAGCGAACTACTTAGATAAAGCTGTTGAAGAATTCTTCAATTACCTAAAAGCAAGTGGTTTATATGATAATTCAGTGATTGTTTTATATGGTGACCATTATGGCGTATCAAATGGTCGTAACCGTAGTCTTGCAGAATTAGTTGGCAAAACAAGTAGCTCTTGGAATGATTTTGACAATGCACAAATGCAACGTGTGCCATTTATGATTCATATTCCTGGTCAAGAAAATGGTGGCATCAATCATACGTATGGTGCGCAAATCGATTCTCTACCAACGTTATTACACTTATTAGGGATTGATACTCAAAATTACATTCAATTAGGACAAGATTTGTTCTCTAACGATCATAAAGACTTAGCTGTGTTCCGTGATGGTTCATTTATGACTTCAAAATACACGTTCTATAATGGTACGTTGTATGACAATGAAACCCAATTACCAATCACTGAACCATCTGAAGAGCTCCAAGCCCAAATTGATGAATTACAAAAAGAAGCGAATCAGCAATTAGAAATCTCAGATAAAATTAACAATGGTGATCTGCTTCGTTTCCATACAGGTAGCGGCTTAGAACCAATTGATCCATCTGAGTATAGCTACAAAAACATTATGGAACGCTTATTAGAACAAGAAACAACACTGGGAGAGCAATCGACAAGTGTCTTCTCACAAAACAATAATCAATCAACCGTTGATTTATACGATACAAAATCTTACAAAGACTATCACCCATCAGAAACAAGTGAAGAAACAGTGACTTCGACTTCTGAAAGTGAAGCAAAATAA
- a CDS encoding sensor histidine kinase, protein MRYLYQQLLAFWFVIGITLMTLGIAFIQMTRQTIETNNYNQLLGYANAVVKVMHATSDTIPSYDLELDLIRALTISEMTLNQQDVTFVFLKYDGDVLYPVTNDRQIVFPGQEYWDKLQEGQTPQVTLQQDIFGKKGTTSYTMIPVNLNDEFYGALIVTQPARNIQDTANEFTLNLIKGFALSGIVALIISYFYAMFQVRRINRMKGATKEVANGNFDIILPVHNRDEFDELAEDFNQMTFSLKESQEEIKRQEERRRQFMADASHEMRTPLTTINGLLEGLEYNAIPENQKENAIRLMKNETERLIRLVNENLDYEKIRTNQISIVVKKFNATDALKTILSQLESKAEPANDQLILETTQEIDIFADYDRFVQIMVNIIQNAIQFTKDGEIRVKIEKGYLETIIEISDTGIGMTEEQLKNIWDRYYKVDPSRKNRKFGESGLGLPIVQQLVRLHKGKIDVKSELNQGTTFRISFPDTEIKD, encoded by the coding sequence ATGCGATATCTTTATCAACAATTACTAGCTTTTTGGTTTGTTATTGGCATTACGTTGATGACATTGGGGATTGCCTTTATTCAAATGACAAGACAAACCATAGAAACCAATAATTACAATCAACTATTGGGGTATGCAAACGCAGTTGTCAAAGTAATGCATGCAACCAGCGACACAATTCCATCTTATGATTTGGAATTGGACTTAATTCGGGCGTTGACTATTTCAGAAATGACGTTAAACCAACAAGATGTAACGTTTGTGTTTTTAAAATACGATGGCGATGTTTTGTATCCAGTAACCAACGATCGACAAATAGTATTTCCTGGTCAAGAGTATTGGGATAAATTACAAGAAGGTCAGACACCACAAGTAACCTTGCAACAAGATATTTTTGGGAAAAAAGGAACTACGTCTTATACAATGATTCCTGTAAATTTAAACGATGAATTTTATGGAGCGTTGATTGTGACACAACCGGCTCGAAATATCCAAGATACCGCCAATGAATTTACGTTGAATTTAATTAAAGGATTTGCGTTGTCGGGAATTGTAGCTTTAATCATTAGTTACTTTTATGCGATGTTCCAAGTACGGCGAATTAATCGAATGAAAGGTGCCACCAAAGAAGTCGCTAATGGGAATTTTGATATCATTTTACCAGTCCATAATCGCGATGAGTTTGATGAACTAGCAGAAGACTTTAATCAAATGACCTTCTCCTTGAAAGAATCACAAGAAGAGATTAAGCGCCAAGAAGAGCGCCGTCGACAATTTATGGCAGATGCTTCTCATGAAATGCGTACACCTTTGACAACTATTAATGGTCTATTAGAAGGTTTGGAGTACAATGCCATTCCAGAAAATCAAAAAGAAAATGCAATTCGCTTAATGAAAAACGAAACAGAGCGCTTGATTCGTTTAGTAAATGAAAATCTAGATTATGAAAAAATTCGAACCAATCAAATTTCGATTGTTGTAAAAAAATTCAATGCTACCGATGCCTTGAAAACCATTTTATCTCAATTAGAAAGTAAGGCCGAGCCTGCTAATGACCAACTTATTTTGGAAACTACACAAGAAATCGACATCTTTGCTGATTATGATCGTTTTGTGCAAATCATGGTAAATATTATTCAAAATGCTATTCAATTTACAAAAGATGGCGAAATTCGTGTAAAAATCGAAAAAGGTTACTTAGAAACCATTATTGAGATTTCAGATACAGGTATCGGTATGACAGAAGAACAGTTGAAAAATATTTGGGATAGATATTATAAAGTCGATCCCTCACGTAAGAATCGTAAATTTGGTGAGTCTGGTTTAGGCCTGCCGATTGTACAACAGTTAGTCCGTTTGCATAAAGGAAAAATTGATGTGAAAAGTGAATTAAATCAAGGGACAACTTTTAGAATTAGTTTCCCTGATACAGAGATTAAAGATTAA
- a CDS encoding response regulator transcription factor, producing MNILMIEDNESVSEMMQMFFLNEGWEATFKYDGKEGLDTFLAEPEHWDMITLDLNLPSMDGMTVAREIRKISSTVPIIMLTARDSESDQVIGLEMGADDYVTKPFSPLTLIARMKALHRRSELAEKVIASADDDQTFDVETDHFKMNTKTREAYLDNQPIDGLTPKEFDLLYTLAKKPRQVFSREQLLELVWDYQYFGDERTVDAHIKKLRQKIEKVGPQVIQTVWGVGYKFDDSGVA from the coding sequence ATGAATATATTAATGATTGAAGACAATGAATCCGTATCAGAAATGATGCAAATGTTTTTTCTAAATGAAGGCTGGGAAGCAACCTTTAAATATGACGGAAAGGAAGGGCTAGACACGTTTTTGGCAGAACCAGAACATTGGGATATGATTACCCTTGATTTGAACTTACCAAGCATGGACGGGATGACAGTTGCGCGTGAAATCCGTAAAATATCAAGTACAGTACCGATTATCATGTTGACTGCACGTGATTCTGAAAGCGATCAAGTAATTGGTTTGGAGATGGGAGCCGATGATTATGTAACAAAACCATTTAGCCCGCTAACACTGATTGCTCGGATGAAAGCTTTGCATCGCCGTAGTGAACTAGCTGAAAAAGTCATCGCTTCTGCGGATGACGATCAAACATTTGATGTAGAAACAGACCATTTTAAAATGAATACCAAAACACGTGAAGCCTATTTAGATAACCAACCGATTGATGGTTTAACGCCTAAAGAATTTGATTTATTGTACACCTTAGCGAAAAAACCACGCCAAGTGTTCTCGCGTGAACAATTGTTAGAACTTGTTTGGGACTACCAATATTTTGGTGATGAGCGTACAGTAGATGCGCACATTAAAAAATTGCGACAAAAAATTGAAAAAGTGGGTCCACAAGTGATTCAAACTGTATGGGGCGTTGGGTATAAATTTGATGATTCAGGTGTTGCCTAA
- a CDS encoding SdpI family protein, protein MIFLYCGGIFLVIGLAFLLLPAKMENLVYGYRSYLSKQSQAHWAYAQMVSARFFLFVGFIMAAIGFFLNYTHRTNFFIVEMLAIPWFIAPMFGCIETKLKKFDLQHRGEEE, encoded by the coding sequence ATGATTTTTTTGTATTGTGGTGGTATTTTTCTAGTCATTGGGTTAGCCTTTTTATTATTGCCAGCTAAGATGGAGAATTTGGTTTATGGGTATCGTTCTTATTTATCAAAGCAGAGCCAAGCGCATTGGGCATATGCACAAATGGTAAGCGCCCGCTTCTTTTTATTCGTTGGTTTTATCATGGCAGCTATCGGCTTTTTTTTGAATTATACACATCGAACAAATTTTTTTATTGTCGAAATGTTAGCAATTCCTTGGTTTATTGCGCCGATGTTTGGCTGTATTGAAACAAAATTAAAAAAGTTTGATTTACAACATAGAGGTGAAGAAGAATGA
- a CDS encoding Cof-type HAD-IIB family hydrolase, translating into MTYQALAFFDLDGTLLDQHSKITPEITEAMTQLKNNHVLPIIATGRTETETHHIREAAGITSNIVMNGAFIRIDGEEVYNETIDPTISERMLHAVEQKQHALSFYNPTGYWSTDYNDNMHKAYNFIHSKMPTIDPLGYKEKDVNMLLILSQDGDEYYHELFPELTFYRNGPYSIDTVNKGTSKGKAVNRLQQLMNLEHVPTFGFGDGNNDFALLEACDHKIAMGNAVDGLKEIASFVTKKNTEGGIIHALKHFDLI; encoded by the coding sequence ATGACCTATCAAGCACTAGCTTTTTTTGATTTAGATGGTACTTTATTGGACCAGCATTCCAAAATCACCCCTGAAATTACTGAAGCAATGACACAATTAAAAAACAACCATGTCTTACCCATCATCGCAACTGGACGGACAGAAACTGAAACACATCATATTCGTGAAGCAGCCGGTATTACATCAAATATCGTGATGAATGGTGCTTTTATCCGAATTGATGGAGAAGAAGTTTATAATGAAACAATTGATCCGACTATTTCTGAACGAATGCTTCATGCTGTTGAACAAAAACAACATGCTTTGTCGTTTTATAATCCGACTGGTTATTGGTCAACTGATTACAACGATAACATGCACAAAGCGTATAACTTTATTCACAGTAAAATGCCTACAATCGATCCATTAGGCTATAAAGAAAAAGACGTGAACATGTTATTGATCCTTTCACAAGATGGCGATGAATATTATCATGAATTATTTCCAGAATTGACTTTCTATCGAAATGGTCCTTATTCAATTGATACGGTCAATAAAGGAACGTCAAAAGGAAAAGCTGTGAACAGATTGCAACAGTTAATGAACTTAGAACATGTACCAACATTTGGTTTTGGTGATGGCAACAATGATTTTGCCCTTTTAGAAGCTTGCGACCATAAAATTGCCATGGGAAATGCTGTCGATGGCTTGAAAGAAATCGCCAGCTTTGTCACGAAAAAAAATACAGAGGGTGGCATCATTCACGCCTTGAAGCATTTTGATTTAATTTAA
- a CDS encoding ChbG/HpnK family deacetylase: MNKILLRADDLGYSEAVNYGIEKSVKEGLIQSVGVMVNMPATQHGVSLLINEDIAFGQHTNICVGKPISDATQIPSMVDEKGNFKSSKEYREATSDFVVFEEALIEIEAQYHRFLALFGKKPDYFEGHAIASANFFKALEFFAKEHDLVYSGLPEEAEPNSLEKDASVQINQTKVYLIMESMSKNYNPYQTFENMLDHLHEDGVSMMIFHPGYLDAFILANSSLLIPRTQEVEMLIDPRVKQQIIERDIECIDYRKL; the protein is encoded by the coding sequence ATGAATAAAATTTTATTGAGAGCGGATGATTTAGGTTATTCAGAAGCTGTAAACTACGGTATTGAAAAATCGGTGAAAGAAGGATTGATTCAAAGTGTGGGCGTAATGGTCAATATGCCAGCAACACAACATGGTGTTTCATTACTAATAAACGAGGATATTGCATTTGGGCAACATACGAATATTTGTGTGGGAAAACCAATTTCTGATGCTACACAGATTCCATCAATGGTAGATGAAAAGGGGAATTTTAAATCTTCAAAAGAATATCGTGAAGCCACATCAGATTTTGTCGTTTTTGAGGAAGCTTTGATTGAAATTGAAGCACAATATCATCGTTTTTTAGCATTATTTGGTAAGAAGCCCGATTATTTTGAAGGTCATGCGATTGCTAGTGCGAACTTTTTTAAAGCATTAGAGTTTTTTGCAAAAGAGCATGACTTAGTCTATTCAGGATTACCTGAGGAAGCGGAGCCTAATTCCTTAGAAAAAGATGCTTCTGTTCAAATTAATCAGACAAAAGTTTATTTGATAATGGAGAGTATGAGTAAAAACTATAATCCATATCAAACATTTGAGAACATGCTTGATCATTTGCATGAAGATGGTGTGAGTATGATGATTTTTCATCCAGGATACTTAGATGCGTTTATTTTAGCTAATTCTTCTCTATTGATTCCACGTACACAAGAAGTGGAAATGTTGATTGATCCTAGAGTAAAACAACAAATTATTGAAAGAGACATTGAATGTATTGATTACAGAAAGTTATAA
- a CDS encoding PTS transporter subunit EIIC, with product MSEKYQQMAENILISIGGKDNVANATHCMTRLRLNLKDASIVNEAEIKQINGILGVAQSGGQFQIIIGQTVPRVYEAFMQQAGLQEETLGSISSDKKEKLTFKSAGNKILDGLAGSLTPLIPVLVAASMFKMAVALLGPSMLGILAEGSDLFTLLTFVGDAGFYFFPIMIGYTASRKFGVTPVLGMFLGGILIHPVLIQLATEGVNFTVFGIPANTQNYTSTVIPIILSVWIMSYIEGFLKKMIPATLATIFVPTLTIVIMLPISLIVLGPIGFIVGEYISRFLLSLDSLGGFLAVAVIAALWQFLVMTGMHLLMITTMITVFAQSGQESVVSPAAVVASMCVAGMSLGAFLRIRNKEEKALAFSFLIASFIGGVTEPALYGLGVRYKKPFIGLIVGGFVGGLYAGITGVTMYSLIPVASFISMTGFFGGTNANTINGLIACGLGFVVTAIVTYGLGVTSKEKVKI from the coding sequence ATGAGTGAGAAGTATCAACAAATGGCAGAGAATATTTTAATAAGTATTGGAGGAAAGGATAACGTTGCTAATGCGACTCATTGTATGACGAGACTTCGTTTAAATTTGAAAGATGCTAGTATTGTAAATGAAGCAGAAATAAAACAAATCAATGGTATATTAGGGGTAGCACAATCCGGTGGTCAATTTCAAATTATTATTGGTCAAACGGTGCCACGGGTATATGAAGCTTTCATGCAACAAGCAGGATTACAAGAAGAAACTTTGGGCAGTATTTCATCTGATAAAAAGGAAAAATTAACGTTTAAATCTGCAGGCAATAAAATTTTAGATGGATTAGCAGGCAGTTTAACCCCACTGATTCCAGTTTTAGTTGCTGCATCTATGTTTAAAATGGCAGTTGCTTTGCTAGGTCCCTCTATGTTAGGGATTTTGGCAGAAGGAAGCGACCTATTTACGTTATTAACTTTTGTAGGGGATGCAGGATTTTATTTTTTCCCAATCATGATTGGGTATACAGCCAGTCGTAAATTTGGCGTAACACCTGTTTTGGGCATGTTTTTGGGTGGAATTTTGATTCATCCCGTTTTAATTCAATTGGCAACAGAAGGAGTCAACTTTACCGTTTTTGGTATTCCTGCCAACACTCAAAATTATACGAGTACAGTTATTCCAATTATTTTATCTGTTTGGATTATGTCATATATTGAAGGCTTTTTAAAAAAAATGATCCCTGCTACTTTAGCTACTATTTTTGTTCCGACATTAACAATAGTAATTATGTTGCCAATTTCATTAATTGTCTTAGGTCCAATCGGATTTATCGTAGGGGAATACATCAGTCGTTTCTTATTATCCTTGGATTCTTTAGGTGGTTTCTTAGCTGTCGCAGTAATTGCAGCATTGTGGCAATTTTTGGTTATGACAGGTATGCACCTATTAATGATTACTACGATGATTACAGTATTTGCTCAGAGTGGTCAAGAATCTGTGGTATCACCAGCTGCTGTCGTAGCAAGTATGTGTGTAGCTGGAATGAGTTTAGGAGCATTTTTAAGAATTAGAAATAAAGAAGAGAAGGCCTTAGCATTTTCCTTTTTAATCGCTTCATTTATTGGAGGTGTGACCGAACCAGCGTTGTATGGCTTAGGAGTACGCTATAAAAAACCATTTATTGGATTGATTGTCGGCGGTTTTGTTGGCGGTTTGTATGCAGGAATTACAGGTGTAACAATGTACTCTTTAATCCCAGTTGCTAGTTTTATTTCAATGACCGGATTTTTTGGAGGGACAAATGCGAATACGATTAATGGCTTGATTGCGTGTGGTCTTGGTTTTGTTGTAACAGCAATTGTGACTTATGGATTAGGTGTAACAAGTAAAGAGAAGGTGAAAATATGA
- a CDS encoding PRD domain-containing protein, which yields MKVIKKINNNVAECVDSKGNHLIAFGKGIGFPKTPYELADLSQITMTFYKLNKHFELLLNEISEEIMDVSTEIVVMAQKELNEQLNPTLVFSLADHIQFAIQSLSTYKDAKLNYSHEMEQLYPKETHLATEAVKIIQRKLLVSLPKSEITSITIHFLNSQEEYKMTQEELAIDETIEQITSLVEDELDIAIDRQEFNYNRFQMHMLYYFKRVRNDGQFINKSNHLLDSIKKEHQQIFEIAVKVAILIKERLRIETSNDELLYLMIHINRLYEKNMEG from the coding sequence ATGAAAGTGATAAAAAAAATCAATAACAATGTTGCTGAGTGTGTGGATAGTAAAGGCAACCATTTAATTGCGTTTGGAAAAGGCATTGGGTTTCCTAAAACGCCATATGAATTAGCAGACCTTAGTCAAATTACAATGACATTTTATAAGTTGAATAAACATTTTGAGTTATTGCTAAATGAAATATCTGAAGAAATTATGGATGTTAGTACAGAAATAGTGGTTATGGCACAAAAAGAATTAAACGAACAATTAAATCCTACGTTGGTTTTTAGTTTAGCCGATCATATTCAATTTGCCATCCAAAGTTTATCAACTTATAAAGACGCTAAATTAAATTATTCACATGAGATGGAGCAATTGTATCCTAAAGAAACTCATTTAGCGACGGAAGCAGTAAAAATTATTCAAAGAAAACTCTTAGTTTCTTTACCGAAAAGTGAAATCACGAGTATAACGATTCATTTTTTGAACAGTCAAGAAGAATATAAAATGACACAAGAAGAATTGGCAATTGATGAAACGATTGAACAAATTACAAGTTTAGTAGAAGACGAGCTGGATATAGCAATCGATCGTCAAGAATTTAATTATAATCGATTTCAAATGCATATGTTGTATTATTTCAAGCGAGTGAGAAATGATGGGCAGTTTATCAACAAAAGTAATCATTTATTAGACAGTATAAAAAAAGAGCATCAACAAATTTTTGAAATTGCTGTGAAAGTAGCAATCTTGATTAAAGAACGTTTACGGATTGAAACGTCGAATGATGAGTTATTGTATTTGATGATCCATATCAACCGATTATATGAAAAAAATATGGAGGGATAA
- a CDS encoding PTS sugar transporter subunit IIA, which yields MFNLFKKKRNEIASPMTGQVIPITEVEDAVFSSKAMGDGFAVQPSEGKVYAPIKGKITSIFPTKHALGLVDEKGLEVLLHIGIDTVELAGNGFDILVQEGAEVDFDTQLATVDLDYLKSKNKPTTTMVIWTNGESATLDIKTGQYTAKTVIGEVK from the coding sequence ATGTTTAATTTATTTAAAAAGAAAAGAAATGAAATTGCTAGTCCGATGACAGGTCAAGTGATCCCTATTACTGAAGTAGAAGATGCGGTATTTTCTTCAAAAGCAATGGGTGATGGTTTTGCCGTTCAACCATCTGAAGGAAAGGTATATGCACCGATTAAAGGAAAAATCACTAGTATTTTTCCAACTAAACATGCTTTAGGACTAGTCGATGAAAAAGGGTTGGAGGTATTACTCCACATTGGTATTGATACAGTCGAATTGGCAGGAAATGGTTTTGACATTTTAGTTCAAGAAGGTGCAGAAGTCGATTTTGATACACAATTGGCAACTGTCGATTTAGACTATCTAAAATCCAAAAACAAACCGACAACTACGATGGTCATTTGGACGAATGGTGAAAGTGCGACACTGGATATTAAAACAGGCCAATATACAGCTAAAACAGTAATTGGTGAAGTGAAATAA
- a CDS encoding class-II fumarase/aspartase family protein, producing the protein MGALYDSMSKSLDDRGIKKLLSSKAKYQTWLDVEAALAQAQGELGVIPKEAAETIVQKAKVENLDFIKMDEIYRKVGHGFVPFLKVFVLACGEESGKYIHYGATTQNIQQTSQNLVAKQIHAQFLAFTKDILNNLATLAEQEADSVMAGRTHGKHAIPITYGYKVAVWISEILLSVERMQEVEKRVFTTMMGGAVGAFNSTGEIGIAVQERVAEILEMPAMMIPSRNISSPKIEYINCIALLANNLHKIAEEIFQTSIEEFGEVSEGFSKGTVGSSTMPHKINPKLSKGMIANAQKLYSLTSVGYYSAARPFEADSTSNMLFDGIVTEAMELMTEILIRAEELTRTLTIHRERLAQNADMNKGLDNSEYIMMFFAQRIGKDKAHELVYELAIESELTKQNYRDVLLANEDVRTAFTEDELLEMLKPENYTGLASQLAKEVAQKCREVVAQL; encoded by the coding sequence ATGGGCGCATTATATGATTCGATGAGTAAATCATTGGATGATCGTGGTATCAAAAAACTGTTGAGTAGCAAGGCAAAATACCAAACATGGTTGGATGTAGAAGCAGCTTTAGCTCAAGCACAAGGTGAATTAGGCGTGATTCCTAAAGAAGCAGCAGAAACGATTGTTCAAAAGGCGAAAGTTGAAAATCTAGACTTTATTAAAATGGATGAAATTTATCGGAAAGTGGGACATGGATTTGTCCCTTTCCTAAAAGTTTTTGTTTTAGCTTGTGGAGAAGAGAGTGGTAAATATATTCACTATGGTGCAACAACACAAAACATTCAACAGACATCACAAAATTTAGTAGCCAAACAAATTCATGCGCAATTCTTAGCTTTTACAAAAGATATTTTAAATAATTTAGCAACTTTAGCAGAGCAAGAAGCGGATTCAGTCATGGCAGGGAGAACGCATGGAAAACATGCCATTCCAATCACGTATGGGTATAAAGTAGCGGTTTGGATTTCAGAAATTTTACTTTCAGTAGAACGTATGCAGGAAGTAGAAAAAAGAGTGTTTACAACCATGATGGGTGGAGCAGTGGGGGCTTTCAATTCAACGGGAGAAATCGGAATAGCTGTTCAAGAGAGAGTGGCAGAAATTTTAGAAATGCCTGCGATGATGATTCCTTCACGAAATATTAGCTCACCTAAAATTGAATACATTAACTGTATCGCTTTATTAGCTAATAATTTACACAAAATTGCAGAGGAAATTTTTCAAACATCAATTGAAGAATTCGGTGAAGTGTCAGAAGGCTTTAGTAAAGGGACAGTTGGTAGTAGTACAATGCCACATAAAATCAATCCTAAATTATCAAAAGGTATGATTGCTAACGCACAAAAACTATATAGTTTAACTTCTGTAGGTTACTATTCAGCAGCACGTCCCTTTGAAGCAGATAGTACATCAAATATGTTATTTGATGGCATTGTCACAGAAGCAATGGAACTAATGACAGAAATTTTGATTCGTGCGGAAGAATTAACTCGTACATTAACTATTCATAGAGAACGGTTAGCTCAAAATGCGGATATGAATAAAGGGTTGGATAATAGTGAATATATCATGATGTTCTTTGCACAACGGATTGGTAAAGATAAAGCACATGAATTGGTTTATGAGTTAGCAATTGAATCAGAACTGACAAAGCAAAATTATCGTGATGTATTGTTGGCTAATGAGGATGTGCGAACAGCCTTTACCGAAGATGAATTATTAGAAATGTTAAAACCAGAAAATTATACAGGTCTTGCTAGTCAATTAGCAAAAGAAGTTGCTCAAAAATGTCGTGAGGTTGTGGCACAGTTATAA